The sequence below is a genomic window from Neomicrococcus aestuarii.
TCCAAAGCGCCCTTCATCGTCGGCACACGGGAATCACCGTTCTTGTAGACGCGGTGACCGAAGCCCATAACCTTCTTCTTCTGGGCCAGCGCATCTTCCATCCACGCCTTCGCGCGAGTGGCCGCTTCTTCACGGGTTTCTTCCTTACGGATGCCTATCTCGTCAAAGGTGTGCATGACGGCCTCGTTGGCGCCACCGTGCAGTGGGCCCTTCAAAGCGCCGATGGCACCGGTGACGGCCGAGTGCAAGTCAGAGAGGGTAGAGGTGATCACACGAGCCGTGAACGTGGAGGCATTGAAGGAGTGCTCCGCGTAGAGAACCATCGAAACGCGGAACGCATCGACGACCTCGGGGGCGGCTTCTTCGCCGAAAGTCATCCACAAGAAGTTCTGCGAATAATCTAGATCTTCCCGTGGCTCGACAACTTCCTGATTGCGGCGACGGCGCTGATCGTAGGCAACCACGGCTGGGAACTTCGCGAAGAGGTGCTTCGCCTTCTCCAACTCAGCCTCAGGGGAGGAGTCCTCCGCCTTGGGGTGGTTCGCTCCAATCACGGAGACCGCGGTGCGGCCCACGTCCATCGGGTGGCAGTTCGTGGGCAGCAAGTCAATGGCAGCCTTCACGTTTGCATCCAACGCACGGTTGGAACGTTCGAAGCTCGTGAACTCGGCA
It includes:
- a CDS encoding bifunctional 2-methylcitrate synthase/citrate synthase encodes the protein MTATEEIKKGLAGVVVDYTAISKVNPESNSLLYRGYPVQELAAQKSFEEVALLLWNGELPSAEELAEFTSFERSNRALDANVKAAIDLLPTNCHPMDVGRTAVSVIGANHPKAEDSSPEAELEKAKHLFAKFPAVVAYDQRRRRNQEVVEPREDLDYSQNFLWMTFGEEAAPEVVDAFRVSMVLYAEHSFNASTFTARVITSTLSDLHSAVTGAIGALKGPLHGGANEAVMHTFDEIGIRKEETREEAATRAKAWMEDALAQKKKVMGFGHRVYKNGDSRVPTMKGALDKMIAYYGRDEMLGLYDGLEQAMDEAKSIKPNLDYPAGPTYHLMGFDTEMFTPLFIAARITGWTAHIREQRAANALIRPLSAYNGPEERHLS